The proteins below are encoded in one region of Reichenbachiella sp. 5M10:
- the fumC gene encoding class II fumarate hydratase, translating to MEYRIEKDTMGEVQVPADKYWGAQTQRSKMNFKIGGESMHMPNEIIKAFAILKKSAAETNAELGVMDKEKAELIGQVCDEILEGKLDDQFPLVVWQTGSGTQSNMNSNEVIANRAHVINGGSLTDEKKFIHPNDDVNKSQSSNDTFPTAMHIAGYKMIVETTIPKVEKLRDTLDAKAKAFKDVVKIGRTHFMDATPLTLGHEFSGYVAQLDFGLKALKNTLAHLSELALGGTAVGTGLNTPNGYAELVAEKIAKHSGLPLVTAQNKFEALAAHDAIVESSGALKQLAVSLMKIGNDVRMLSSGPRSGIGELMIPENEPGSSIMPGKVNPTQCEALTMVCAQVIGNDVAISTGGMTGHFELNVFKPMMIYNLLNSARLIGDACESFNDNCAVGIEPNHPVIEEKLEKSLMLVTALNPHIGYENAAKIAKKAHKEGKTLREAALELELLTNEQFDEWVVPANMVGGLKS from the coding sequence ATGGAATACAGAATCGAAAAAGACACAATGGGGGAAGTACAGGTTCCCGCTGACAAATATTGGGGAGCACAAACCCAAAGATCTAAAATGAATTTCAAGATAGGTGGTGAGAGCATGCACATGCCTAATGAGATCATCAAGGCGTTCGCCATTCTAAAGAAGTCTGCTGCAGAGACCAATGCCGAGTTGGGAGTGATGGACAAAGAAAAGGCAGAGTTGATTGGTCAGGTTTGTGACGAGATTTTGGAGGGGAAACTTGACGATCAGTTTCCACTTGTAGTATGGCAGACTGGCTCAGGTACCCAATCCAACATGAATTCTAACGAGGTGATTGCCAACAGAGCCCATGTAATCAATGGTGGCTCACTAACAGATGAAAAGAAATTTATCCACCCAAACGATGACGTGAATAAGTCACAGTCATCCAACGATACATTTCCTACGGCGATGCATATTGCAGGGTACAAGATGATCGTGGAGACGACCATACCTAAAGTAGAGAAACTAAGAGATACCTTGGATGCGAAAGCAAAAGCGTTCAAAGATGTGGTGAAAATCGGGCGTACACACTTCATGGACGCGACACCATTGACGCTAGGACATGAGTTTTCAGGTTATGTAGCTCAATTGGATTTTGGCCTAAAGGCCTTGAAAAACACTTTGGCACATCTGTCAGAGCTGGCCTTGGGAGGTACTGCCGTAGGAACAGGTCTCAATACCCCTAACGGATACGCCGAATTGGTGGCAGAGAAAATTGCCAAGCACTCAGGTTTGCCACTGGTGACCGCACAAAACAAGTTCGAAGCATTGGCAGCCCACGATGCGATCGTGGAATCGAGTGGAGCATTGAAACAACTCGCAGTGAGTTTGATGAAAATTGGAAACGATGTGCGCATGTTGTCTTCTGGGCCTAGAAGTGGGATAGGAGAGTTGATGATTCCTGAAAATGAGCCAGGTTCATCGATCATGCCTGGTAAAGTCAACCCAACACAATGTGAAGCACTCACGATGGTATGTGCGCAAGTGATTGGAAACGATGTAGCAATCTCTACAGGTGGTATGACGGGGCATTTTGAATTGAACGTGTTCAAGCCCATGATGATATACAACTTGCTGAATTCGGCACGTTTGATTGGAGATGCTTGTGAGTCTTTCAATGACAATTGTGCCGTAGGAATCGAACCGAATCACCCAGTCATAGAAGAAAAACTAGAGAAATCTCTGATGTTGGTGACCGCACTCAATCCACACATAGGATATGAGAATGCAGCTAAAATTGCCAAGAAAGCTCATAAAGAAGGTAAAACGCTGAGAGAGGCAGCATTGGAATTGGAATTGTTGACCAATGAGCAGTTTGACGAATGGGTCGTGCCAGCCAATATGGTGGGAGGTCTCAAGAGCTAA
- the mutS gene encoding DNA mismatch repair protein MutS, giving the protein MAVAKKETPLMKQYNAIKAKHPDALLLFRVGDFYETFGEDAVRASKILDIVLTKRANGSASHIELAGFPHHSLDTYLPKLVKAGNRVAICDQLENPKDVKGIVKRGVTELVTPGLTLNDNVLEQRKNNYLASIAFGKDVHGVAFLDLSTGEFMLSAGNNDYIDKLIQSFSPSEIIYCKNQKANFEKLLGTDHNTFCLEEWIFGLDFGYEKLNTHFKTKNLKGFGVEDTKEGICAAGAILFYLEETEHKEISHISSISRIDTDKFVWLDKFTIRNLELVYPQQNDGVPLLQVLDHTHTAMGARLLKKWLVLPLKEKSVIEARLSVVESLLAQPDVSEAIQSHLSQISDIERLVSKVAALRINPRELLHLKRALAHIQPIKTLLENSGIETLSKYGDKLNPCSQLLEKIDTNLQDEVPLNATQGNLIKDGIDAELDELRKIAFSGKDYLLQIQEREKERTGISSLKIAYNKVFGYYLEVSNAHKDKVPAEWIRKQTLVNAERYITEELKTYEEKIITAEEKLSTIEFDLYNELVTFTADYVSEIQVNAKSIAEIDCLLSFAHVAKKQNYCRPLIQEEDLIDIKEGRHPVIETQLPTGEEYIPNSVLLDDVSQQIMVITGPNMAGKSALLRQTALIVLMAQMGSFVPASYAKIGLIDKVFTRVGASDNLSKGESTFMVEMTETASILNNLSGSTLVLMDEIGRGTSTYDGVSIAWSIVEHLHNHPKHRAKTMFATHYHELNQIAEDFPRVKNFNVSVKELDNRVIFMRKLQEGGSQHSFGIHVAKMAGMPNAVVLRANEILGHLEKDKIKEAEASKIESIPKNNFQLSMFESDPHFEEVLTLLNKLDINTISPVEALLKLNEIKSILKGGNS; this is encoded by the coding sequence ATGGCAGTCGCAAAAAAAGAAACCCCTTTAATGAAACAATACAATGCCATCAAGGCCAAGCACCCTGATGCATTGCTACTATTTAGAGTCGGAGACTTCTACGAGACCTTCGGTGAAGACGCAGTACGAGCGAGCAAAATCCTCGATATTGTCTTGACCAAGCGAGCCAACGGATCTGCATCTCACATCGAACTGGCAGGGTTTCCCCACCACTCACTAGACACCTATCTGCCCAAGCTCGTCAAAGCTGGCAACCGAGTCGCCATCTGTGACCAGCTCGAAAACCCTAAGGACGTCAAGGGCATTGTCAAACGAGGCGTCACCGAACTCGTCACCCCAGGACTGACACTCAACGACAATGTCCTCGAACAACGAAAAAACAATTACCTAGCGTCGATTGCTTTTGGGAAGGATGTTCACGGGGTAGCGTTTCTCGATCTGAGTACTGGGGAATTTATGCTCTCTGCCGGCAACAACGACTACATCGACAAGCTAATCCAAAGTTTCAGTCCCTCGGAGATCATCTATTGCAAAAATCAAAAGGCCAACTTCGAGAAGTTACTCGGGACGGACCACAACACCTTCTGCCTCGAAGAGTGGATATTCGGCCTAGACTTTGGTTATGAAAAACTCAACACACACTTCAAAACCAAGAATCTCAAGGGCTTTGGAGTAGAAGACACAAAAGAAGGCATCTGCGCCGCAGGTGCGATCTTATTTTACCTCGAAGAGACGGAGCACAAAGAAATCAGCCACATCTCCTCAATCTCTCGAATCGACACAGACAAGTTCGTCTGGCTCGACAAATTCACCATCCGAAATCTCGAACTGGTGTATCCACAGCAAAACGATGGGGTCCCTTTACTCCAAGTACTGGATCATACCCATACAGCGATGGGTGCACGCCTACTCAAAAAATGGCTTGTACTGCCTCTCAAAGAAAAGTCGGTCATCGAAGCGCGACTCTCCGTTGTGGAATCTCTCCTGGCCCAACCTGACGTATCAGAAGCCATCCAGTCTCACCTCTCGCAGATCTCAGACATCGAGCGGCTCGTTTCCAAAGTCGCTGCGCTACGTATCAATCCACGCGAACTACTGCATCTCAAAAGGGCACTTGCACACATACAGCCAATCAAAACTTTGCTGGAAAACTCAGGAATCGAGACACTCTCCAAATACGGAGACAAGCTCAACCCCTGCTCACAACTGCTAGAAAAAATAGACACCAACCTGCAGGATGAAGTCCCCCTCAACGCCACACAAGGCAACTTGATCAAAGACGGCATAGATGCAGAACTGGATGAATTGCGCAAAATTGCTTTTTCTGGCAAGGACTACCTCCTGCAAATCCAAGAGAGAGAAAAAGAACGTACGGGAATCTCCTCACTCAAAATCGCTTACAACAAGGTGTTTGGCTACTACCTCGAGGTATCCAATGCTCACAAAGACAAAGTCCCAGCAGAGTGGATCAGAAAACAAACACTCGTCAATGCCGAACGCTACATCACCGAGGAACTCAAGACCTACGAAGAAAAGATCATCACTGCCGAAGAGAAACTCAGCACCATTGAGTTTGACCTATACAACGAGCTCGTCACCTTTACTGCGGACTATGTCAGCGAGATCCAAGTCAATGCCAAGAGCATCGCGGAGATTGACTGTCTGTTGTCTTTCGCGCATGTCGCAAAAAAACAAAACTACTGCAGACCACTGATCCAAGAAGAAGACCTCATCGACATCAAAGAAGGGCGACACCCAGTCATCGAAACCCAACTACCCACCGGAGAAGAGTACATTCCCAATAGCGTACTGCTGGACGATGTGTCTCAGCAGATCATGGTCATCACAGGCCCCAACATGGCAGGTAAATCCGCCCTACTAAGACAAACGGCACTTATCGTATTGATGGCACAGATGGGGTCATTCGTACCTGCCTCTTACGCCAAAATTGGCCTCATAGACAAGGTATTTACACGTGTGGGAGCTTCAGACAACCTCTCCAAAGGGGAATCAACTTTCATGGTAGAAATGACCGAAACCGCCAGCATTCTCAACAACCTCAGTGGCAGCACACTGGTCCTCATGGACGAAATCGGACGGGGCACCAGTACTTATGATGGCGTATCCATCGCTTGGTCCATCGTGGAGCACCTACACAACCATCCCAAGCACCGAGCCAAAACAATGTTTGCGACACACTACCACGAGCTCAACCAAATTGCAGAGGATTTTCCGAGGGTCAAAAACTTCAACGTCTCTGTCAAGGAGCTAGACAACCGAGTCATATTCATGCGCAAACTACAAGAAGGGGGTAGCCAACACAGCTTTGGTATCCATGTCGCCAAGATGGCCGGCATGCCCAATGCCGTCGTCCTCCGTGCCAACGAAATCCTAGGGCACCTCGAAAAAGACAAAATCAAAGAAGCCGAAGCAAGCAAAATAGAATCCATCCCCAAAAACAACTTTCAACTGAGCATGTTCGAGAGTGATCCTCATTTCGAAGAGGTCTTGACTTTACTTAATAAACTAGACATCAACACAATCTCTCCAGTAGAGGCATTGCTCAAACTCAATGAAATCAAATCCATCCTAAAAGGGGGAAATAGCTAA
- a CDS encoding imelysin family protein — translation MRYYPILFVCLTASLLIACETNNSPSFDRQPMLIQMADQIILPGYEDFLATASLLDTQVDAFAKNPTNETLAACQAAWKKAALSWKNTESFNIGPVRTRSLSSKIHYYPTPASFIETAVSNYSGSDDYIQTLGSNRKGLAAIEFLLFSSDEHETLSQFSDEKRMAILSLYTSDLVTIATRILNEWETYRADFIALSGSGTSSSASLLANQLLESLSNLNIKKLGNPMGLTDVSSSVNPDLVESPYAQESLEWIKVNLLSIAQTFNGGEGTGYDDYLDALAIDFDQNTTLSARINQQIQVCLEAANAINQPLQTAVVNDPLAVEALLAETQSLLSLMHTDMMSNIGLTVTPSDNDGD, via the coding sequence ATGAGATACTACCCGATACTTTTTGTATGCTTGACAGCATCCTTACTCATTGCTTGTGAAACCAACAATAGCCCTAGTTTTGACCGTCAACCGATGCTCATTCAGATGGCAGACCAAATCATCCTACCCGGCTATGAGGATTTTTTGGCCACAGCTTCGCTCCTAGATACTCAAGTTGACGCTTTTGCTAAAAACCCAACAAATGAAACACTCGCTGCATGCCAGGCCGCATGGAAAAAGGCTGCCCTCAGCTGGAAAAACACCGAATCCTTCAACATCGGTCCAGTTCGTACGCGCTCACTATCTAGCAAAATCCACTACTACCCTACACCCGCCTCATTCATCGAAACAGCCGTCTCAAACTACAGTGGATCGGACGACTACATCCAAACCTTAGGCAGCAACAGAAAGGGCTTGGCAGCCATCGAATTTCTCCTCTTCTCGTCAGATGAACACGAGACTTTGAGTCAATTCTCCGACGAAAAAAGAATGGCTATACTGTCCCTGTACACCTCCGACTTAGTAACAATCGCTACGCGGATTCTCAACGAATGGGAAACCTATCGGGCGGATTTCATTGCTCTCTCAGGTAGCGGCACAAGCTCTTCTGCTTCGCTCCTTGCCAACCAACTCCTGGAAAGCCTCAGCAATCTCAACATCAAAAAACTCGGAAACCCCATGGGTCTCACGGACGTTTCGTCTAGCGTCAATCCTGACCTAGTAGAATCACCCTATGCACAGGAATCATTGGAGTGGATAAAAGTCAATCTACTATCGATCGCTCAAACTTTCAACGGAGGAGAAGGAACAGGCTATGATGATTATTTGGACGCCTTGGCCATCGATTTTGATCAAAACACGACACTCTCTGCACGCATCAACCAACAAATCCAAGTCTGTCTAGAAGCTGCCAATGCCATCAACCAACCCCTACAAACTGCAGTCGTCAACGATCCTCTAGCGGTCGAAGCATTGCTGGCAGAAACACAGAGTCTACTCTCCCTCATGCATACAGATATGATGTCCAATATCGGACTGACCGTCACCCCTTCGGACAACGATGGAGACTAA
- a CDS encoding di-heme oxidoredictase family protein has protein sequence MNKIYMACLGMLLLASCQSDEGSILDELEPQEQFLGGETSVIDESVNAFGQAAPNLTGNKDLEFVTGNAFFKRNWVTAPSSTEDLDGVGPLFNARSCSSCHDKDGRGAPPLDPTEEPVSLLFRLSIAEQIDWQPLPDPNYGGQFNHLSILGVEPEGKVSVTYDEISGNYPDGATYSLRKPSYHFYDLHYGDMSPNLMVSPRIAPHMIGLGLLEAVSEQTLLNYTDEADSDGDGISGRANYVEDVVTGLPAIGRFGWKANQPSVRQQVAGAFLGDIGITSALFPNQDCATNQLDCQEAYSETGYELTDQILDRVTLYSAALAVPRRRNWDQPNVIQGKLLFDDLNCSGCHITKMTTASHLDFPEFDNQTIRPFTDLLLHDMGEGLADHRPDGLATGTEWRTPPLWGIGLFPVVSGHTFYLHDGRARNLEEAILWHGGEASASVSAFKSLNQTERNQVLQFLESL, from the coding sequence ATGAATAAGATATACATGGCATGCCTCGGCATGTTATTATTGGCTAGTTGTCAAAGTGACGAAGGCAGCATACTAGACGAACTAGAGCCTCAAGAACAGTTTTTGGGAGGAGAAACAAGCGTGATAGATGAATCCGTCAATGCCTTTGGCCAAGCGGCTCCTAACCTCACCGGCAACAAAGATTTGGAATTTGTCACGGGCAACGCCTTCTTCAAGCGCAACTGGGTGACTGCTCCCTCATCCACTGAGGACCTAGACGGAGTAGGACCCTTGTTCAATGCTCGTTCTTGCTCTTCCTGCCACGACAAAGACGGCAGAGGAGCTCCACCACTAGACCCTACTGAAGAACCCGTATCACTCTTGTTTCGACTGAGCATTGCCGAACAAATTGATTGGCAGCCCCTTCCCGATCCCAACTATGGCGGTCAGTTCAATCACTTATCCATCTTGGGCGTAGAACCTGAAGGAAAAGTATCCGTCACCTACGATGAAATATCAGGCAACTACCCTGACGGAGCGACATACTCCTTACGCAAACCCTCGTATCATTTTTATGACCTCCACTATGGCGACATGTCCCCAAATCTCATGGTGTCCCCTCGGATCGCACCGCACATGATCGGACTAGGATTGCTAGAGGCTGTATCAGAACAAACCCTCCTCAACTATACCGATGAAGCAGACAGTGATGGAGACGGCATCTCTGGCCGGGCCAACTACGTCGAAGACGTGGTTACAGGCCTACCTGCCATAGGGCGATTTGGCTGGAAAGCCAACCAACCTTCCGTACGTCAACAAGTAGCAGGTGCTTTTTTAGGTGACATAGGGATCACCTCCGCACTCTTTCCCAATCAAGACTGTGCAACGAATCAACTCGACTGTCAAGAAGCATACTCAGAGACAGGATACGAGCTGACGGATCAGATACTCGACCGGGTCACCTTATACTCTGCTGCTCTCGCTGTACCCCGTCGACGCAACTGGGATCAACCCAATGTGATTCAGGGCAAACTGCTTTTCGATGACCTCAATTGTAGCGGCTGTCACATCACCAAAATGACCACTGCATCACACCTAGATTTTCCTGAGTTTGACAACCAAACGATTCGTCCTTTTACAGATTTATTACTTCATGACATGGGCGAAGGACTCGCAGATCACCGTCCCGACGGTTTGGCTACAGGCACTGAATGGCGTACCCCTCCTCTTTGGGGCATTGGTCTCTTTCCAGTCGTCAGTGGACACACCTTTTATCTACATGACGGGCGTGCCCGCAACCTCGAGGAGGCCATACTCTGGCATGGAGGCGAAGCTTCTGCCAGTGTCTCCGCATTCAAATCCCTCAACCAAACCGAAAGAAATCAGGTCCTTCAATTTTTAGAATCACTATGA
- a CDS encoding LytTR family DNA-binding domain-containing protein encodes MKVLIIEDERFAQDELKRLLAATPYTIEIIECFESIEETVEWFEENDEPDLVFMDIQLSDGLSFEIFQQAKVTCPIVFTTAFENYAIRAFKVNSIDYLLKPIEQKDLEAALEKYTNLKSEDEEGSVSLSVDQVQQLLKLSDEQRDYKKRFIIKSGDRLRHVSVEDIAYFYAEDDYTYLVAKEGAKYIISFKLDELVKQLDPNDFFRLSRKYIANIHSIKLVNKYFNSRLEVILQPETKDQILISRVRVPEFLSWMEK; translated from the coding sequence ATGAAGGTATTGATTATAGAGGATGAGCGCTTCGCCCAAGATGAGCTGAAACGGCTATTGGCGGCTACTCCTTACACCATAGAGATTATAGAGTGCTTCGAATCCATAGAAGAAACCGTAGAGTGGTTTGAAGAAAACGACGAGCCGGATTTGGTGTTCATGGATATACAACTCTCCGACGGATTGAGCTTTGAGATATTTCAACAAGCCAAAGTGACTTGTCCGATCGTCTTTACGACGGCATTTGAGAACTACGCCATTCGGGCGTTCAAGGTCAATAGTATTGACTATTTGCTCAAGCCCATCGAGCAAAAGGACCTAGAGGCAGCCCTAGAGAAGTATACGAATTTGAAGTCGGAGGACGAAGAAGGTAGCGTGTCTCTTAGTGTAGATCAGGTTCAGCAGCTTCTCAAGTTGTCGGACGAACAAAGGGACTACAAGAAACGCTTCATCATAAAATCTGGAGACCGTCTCAGACACGTGTCTGTGGAGGATATTGCCTACTTCTACGCTGAGGATGATTACACCTATCTAGTGGCCAAAGAAGGCGCGAAGTACATTATTTCATTCAAGCTGGATGAACTCGTCAAACAACTCGATCCCAATGATTTCTTTCGCCTTTCGCGAAAGTACATCGCAAACATTCATTCGATCAAGCTGGTCAATAAATACTTCAACAGTAGATTGGAGGTGATTCTTCAACCTGAAACCAAGGATCAGATTTTGATCAGTCGAGTACGTGTCCCTGAGTTTTTGAGCTGGATGGAGAAGTAG
- a CDS encoding sensor histidine kinase, producing the protein MADFSSVLRWTRVNWWRWMSIVFMGAGLRLFIDIIYSVFYTDLPLKWEPNEYVYAIILAFFVLEGIRWINRRLDRFQPWESGAKSRFIIQLSSNTVYAFAVIAFFGAYLYQFVNEYNSRPLFDDIVVITTALSLTILVVSIELGMFFLNKWKISMIEIERFKKEGLEFRHEMLKTQVNPHFLFNSLNTLSSLVYSDPNTAYSFIRKLSNVYRNVLEHRNKGLVTIKEELEAIESYVELIRMRFGEKLIINIDPMKEVEECQVPPLILQLLIENAIKHNVVSTKYPLSIWVYHERKRIIIKNSLRLKSSKGYSSKIGLDNIISHYDIVTDKNVEIKQTEEYFIVLLPLLSPDYEGIDYRG; encoded by the coding sequence ATGGCAGATTTTTCGAGTGTATTGAGATGGACCCGGGTCAACTGGTGGCGATGGATGAGTATCGTGTTTATGGGGGCGGGTCTTCGTCTGTTCATAGATATTATTTACAGTGTATTTTATACGGACCTCCCGCTCAAATGGGAGCCCAATGAGTATGTCTATGCTATCATCTTGGCATTTTTCGTACTGGAAGGTATTCGATGGATCAATCGGCGATTGGATCGTTTTCAGCCTTGGGAGTCTGGAGCCAAGAGCCGTTTCATTATACAGTTGAGCTCCAATACGGTCTACGCTTTTGCGGTGATCGCTTTCTTTGGAGCATACCTCTACCAGTTTGTCAACGAGTACAACTCTCGTCCGTTGTTTGATGATATAGTGGTGATCACCACGGCACTTTCGTTGACCATACTTGTTGTATCCATCGAGCTGGGGATGTTTTTTCTCAATAAGTGGAAAATATCAATGATTGAAATCGAGCGTTTCAAAAAGGAGGGTTTGGAGTTTCGCCATGAGATGCTCAAAACCCAGGTCAACCCGCATTTCCTTTTCAATAGTCTCAACACTTTGTCGTCATTAGTCTACTCCGATCCCAATACGGCCTACAGCTTTATTCGCAAGTTGTCCAATGTCTACCGAAATGTACTTGAACATCGCAACAAAGGTCTGGTCACAATCAAAGAAGAATTGGAGGCCATCGAGTCATATGTAGAGCTGATTCGTATGCGTTTTGGCGAAAAACTCATCATCAATATCGATCCGATGAAGGAAGTAGAAGAGTGTCAAGTGCCTCCGTTGATTCTGCAGTTGCTTATTGAGAATGCCATCAAACACAATGTCGTCTCGACAAAGTACCCCTTGTCTATCTGGGTGTACCACGAGCGCAAAAGAATAATTATCAAAAACTCTCTAAGACTGAAATCTTCCAAAGGGTATTCGTCTAAAATCGGCTTGGACAACATCATCAGTCATTATGACATTGTCACAGATAAAAATGTAGAGATCAAGCAAACGGAAGAGTATTTTATAGTATTATTACCATTATTAAGTCCTGATTATGAAGGTATTGATTATAGAGGATGA
- a CDS encoding T9SS type A sorting domain-containing protein encodes MKTTMKTLAVIAMVAMSTFTFAKGNGGKSEKEVSPELDVRIVAVDESNVAVTFAKLEGEEVKVKIYDAFGALVHKEKETEGTAFLKKFNMSALPSGEYTYMVANDLYSVKKVITKD; translated from the coding sequence ATGAAAACTACAATGAAAACGCTCGCGGTGATTGCAATGGTCGCCATGTCCACGTTTACTTTTGCCAAAGGAAACGGAGGGAAATCAGAAAAAGAAGTTAGTCCAGAGCTGGATGTAAGAATCGTCGCTGTGGATGAGTCTAATGTTGCGGTGACTTTCGCCAAACTCGAAGGAGAGGAAGTGAAAGTAAAAATTTATGACGCATTTGGAGCCTTGGTGCACAAGGAAAAGGAAACTGAAGGAACAGCATTTTTGAAGAAATTCAACATGTCTGCATTGCCATCAGGTGAGTACACGTACATGGTTGCCAATGACCTGTATAGTGTCAAAAAAGTAATCACTAAGGACTAA
- a CDS encoding imelysin family protein yields the protein MKRFFTLILTSLVALSACDNDDDSNNNDAQLALAIENYAAIVEANYLDAYDDARALQTAVGTFITAPSEATMEAAKDAWLAARETYGQTEAFRFYGGPIDDEDGPEGQLNAWPLDESHIDYVTVDSNGDGQVGGEGKNIINSPDEFPTITKEVIAEQNENGGETNVSSGYHAIEFLLWGQDVSADAGGGERPYTDYTTLENADRRKTYLSEVTALVVDDLKSLVDEWAADGAFRVSFTASDNNTAAFGDILSALGKLSKGELAGERMYVALDLKSKEDEHSCFSDNTHRDIVTNALGIQNVYEGRYKTTSGSIVTGVSIKSIIAEKDSKLADDISTKMEEALAACEAIHSPFDQEILSVEGGDRVLTAINLLRDQGDLLAEAADAFDLSFDPDDI from the coding sequence ATGAAAAGATTTTTCACCCTTATCCTAACGTCTTTGGTTGCCCTCAGTGCCTGTGACAATGACGATGACAGCAATAACAATGATGCACAATTGGCTCTAGCCATCGAAAACTATGCAGCGATCGTAGAAGCAAACTACTTGGACGCCTATGACGATGCGCGCGCGCTACAAACCGCTGTAGGGACTTTCATCACAGCACCAAGTGAAGCCACAATGGAAGCCGCAAAAGATGCATGGCTTGCCGCCAGAGAAACGTACGGCCAGACCGAAGCATTCAGGTTCTACGGGGGGCCGATTGATGACGAAGACGGTCCCGAGGGCCAGCTCAATGCTTGGCCCTTGGACGAATCACACATAGACTATGTCACTGTGGACTCCAACGGTGACGGACAAGTAGGTGGTGAAGGCAAAAACATCATCAATAGCCCTGACGAATTCCCGACGATCACCAAAGAAGTAATCGCTGAGCAAAATGAAAATGGAGGTGAAACCAACGTAAGTTCTGGATACCACGCGATCGAATTCCTCCTATGGGGGCAAGACGTGAGTGCTGACGCTGGCGGGGGAGAACGACCCTATACGGACTATACTACGCTCGAGAATGCAGACCGCAGAAAAACCTATCTTTCAGAAGTCACTGCGCTCGTCGTAGATGACCTCAAGTCTCTCGTCGATGAATGGGCCGCAGACGGTGCATTCAGAGTCAGCTTCACTGCCTCTGACAACAACACTGCGGCTTTTGGAGATATCCTTTCCGCACTAGGCAAATTATCCAAGGGAGAGTTGGCTGGAGAAAGAATGTATGTAGCGCTTGACTTGAAAAGCAAAGAAGACGAACACTCGTGCTTCAGTGACAATACGCACAGGGACATCGTCACCAATGCACTGGGCATTCAAAATGTGTACGAAGGCAGATACAAAACCACAAGTGGATCTATCGTCACTGGTGTCAGCATCAAAAGCATAATTGCTGAAAAAGACAGTAAATTGGCGGATGATATTTCCACAAAAATGGAAGAAGCTCTAGCCGCCTGTGAAGCCATTCACTCTCCATTTGACCAAGAGATTCTCTCAGTAGAAGGTGGAGACCGAGTCCTGACAGCCATCAACCTGCTCAGAGACCAAGGAGACTTGCTTGCCGAAGCAGCAGATGCATTTGACTTGTCTTTCGATCCAGACGACATATAA
- a CDS encoding RNA methyltransferase, producing MRKLKNEELQRPSVEEFKSQKKNQVIVVLDNVRSLNNVGSAFRTSDAFNIEKIYLCGITGKPPHRDIHKTALGATDSMAWEHVSNTVELVEQLQADGWTVLAVEQVEGATRLDKFEPAVGGKYCFIFGNEVFGVEQDVVSASDGCLEIPQFGTKHSLNISVTIGVVLWHYVRAMI from the coding sequence ATGAGGAAATTGAAGAATGAAGAACTCCAGCGACCAAGTGTGGAGGAGTTTAAAAGTCAGAAAAAGAATCAGGTCATCGTCGTGCTCGACAATGTCCGTAGTCTCAACAATGTTGGTTCTGCTTTTCGGACATCGGATGCCTTCAATATCGAAAAGATCTATTTGTGTGGAATCACCGGCAAACCACCTCACCGTGACATTCACAAAACCGCATTGGGAGCCACTGACTCGATGGCGTGGGAGCATGTGTCCAATACTGTGGAGCTAGTCGAGCAGTTGCAAGCTGATGGATGGACTGTGCTAGCCGTAGAGCAGGTAGAAGGAGCTACGAGGCTCGACAAGTTTGAGCCTGCCGTTGGAGGGAAGTACTGTTTCATCTTTGGCAATGAAGTGTTCGGTGTAGAACAAGACGTGGTGTCTGCCAGCGATGGATGCTTGGAGATTCCTCAGTTTGGTACGAAGCATTCACTCAATATCTCCGTGACCATTGGGGTGGTGTTGTGGCACTATGTCAGAGCGATGATTTAG